One segment of Candidatus Manganitrophus noduliformans DNA contains the following:
- a CDS encoding aldehyde dehydrogenase family protein, producing the protein MSNVIDSKYNRRIRDTDRRRFKSLVLSNDRRKEQRRQRSVDIANEFNQKFLKPGGRHSRRTKERRGFLCPANIFPENSILREKEAIHGTIVNISSQGLAIALSSGADWLTSCNEVTITWGPSTVLSGRIIWKDFNSYYLNNGNSYLIGIELNKTANNKSTLRFSPPLEKNLTRIESISDIPSVDFYPLYIGGRDVDTGIYGFSADTAKLILNPSETLLNQETILNGSIPDNNFKSTYAAYCIAYDNYIDEAIDAAFNAWQEFRHTSIHKRKRLFYDFYDNIKNHRSQLIDLMVKEGHPLRLAEWEHAGMVKAYEPKTINFYLKQLFRKLGNDGDEQLFLARKPDGVVCVMPPGNAPCPNSLLAAFALLGGNTLIIKPPLRNPISTMYLWRKVIGDVLQSNKISPGVVNLIIGDSEGILKKWLASPKVSDIVYFGDSHTGLNIGSQIYSSGKKPILELSGNDTMVIWKDANLEGAADSLIEGFNGSMQICMVARRAVIHPAIYDQFQSIILDKIKKISAGLPDDKTSYLAPVGKIELFYEYLLDALRKGAQLIYGGTRINYAGSPDPSGIFITPTLITVEDIPIAETMKCTLEEGFFPLLTLINASDRSSKIESDDIIFSRIMTFLDQNTYGLRTSVWIESKRYMKKFIKSIQGSGIIRINLLHTGFSAFVGTHGGPKRSGGPFGELNYLWEKTTHLQGIALRE; encoded by the coding sequence ATGTCGAATGTTATAGATAGCAAATATAATAGGCGTATACGTGACACTGATCGACGCCGATTCAAATCACTTGTACTATCTAACGATAGACGTAAGGAACAGCGACGACAAAGGTCAGTTGATATCGCCAATGAATTTAACCAAAAGTTCTTGAAACCAGGAGGAAGACACTCCAGAAGGACAAAAGAACGACGCGGTTTTCTTTGTCCGGCGAATATATTTCCAGAAAATTCAATCCTGAGAGAAAAAGAAGCCATCCATGGAACGATTGTAAACATATCTTCCCAAGGCCTGGCCATCGCCTTATCGAGTGGTGCTGATTGGCTGACCTCCTGTAATGAGGTCACAATAACATGGGGTCCATCAACCGTATTATCCGGAAGAATAATCTGGAAAGATTTTAATTCATATTATCTCAACAACGGGAACAGTTATTTGATTGGTATTGAGCTTAACAAAACAGCCAATAACAAATCTACCTTAAGATTCTCCCCACCCTTAGAAAAAAATCTAACCCGAATCGAATCGATCTCTGACATTCCTAGTGTTGATTTCTACCCGCTGTATATTGGAGGCAGGGATGTCGACACCGGCATTTATGGTTTCTCTGCAGACACAGCTAAATTGATATTGAACCCATCAGAGACTTTGCTGAATCAAGAGACCATATTGAATGGTTCCATACCGGATAACAATTTTAAAAGTACGTATGCAGCATACTGCATTGCTTACGACAACTATATTGATGAAGCAATTGACGCCGCATTTAATGCGTGGCAAGAGTTTCGTCATACCTCTATTCATAAGAGGAAGCGCCTCTTTTATGATTTCTACGACAACATCAAGAATCATCGTAGTCAACTAATCGATTTAATGGTTAAGGAAGGCCACCCGCTACGATTAGCTGAATGGGAACATGCGGGAATGGTTAAGGCTTATGAACCAAAGACAATAAACTTTTATCTCAAACAACTTTTTAGGAAATTAGGCAACGATGGCGATGAACAGCTATTCCTCGCCAGAAAACCGGATGGTGTGGTATGTGTTATGCCCCCTGGGAATGCTCCATGTCCGAATTCTTTATTGGCTGCTTTCGCACTTCTTGGAGGCAACACCCTAATAATTAAACCACCACTTCGTAATCCTATATCCACAATGTATCTCTGGAGAAAAGTAATCGGCGACGTCCTCCAATCCAACAAAATTTCGCCCGGAGTGGTAAATTTAATAATTGGTGATTCCGAAGGAATCCTAAAGAAATGGCTCGCAAGTCCAAAGGTAAGCGATATTGTCTATTTCGGAGACAGTCATACAGGGCTCAATATCGGCTCACAGATTTATTCAAGTGGGAAAAAACCTATCTTGGAACTTTCGGGTAATGACACAATGGTGATTTGGAAAGATGCAAATCTAGAAGGCGCTGCGGATTCACTTATCGAAGGATTTAACGGTTCAATGCAGATATGCATGGTAGCAAGACGTGCCGTGATACATCCAGCAATATATGATCAGTTTCAATCAATCATTTTAGATAAAATAAAAAAAATAAGTGCTGGTCTGCCGGATGACAAAACAAGTTATCTTGCTCCAGTAGGGAAAATTGAACTGTTCTATGAATACCTTTTAGATGCGTTAAGAAAAGGTGCACAATTGATTTATGGAGGAACCCGCATCAATTATGCAGGCTCTCCCGATCCAAGTGGAATATTCATCACTCCAACTCTTATAACAGTCGAAGATATACCTATCGCGGAAACGATGAAATGCACTCTGGAAGAAGGTTTTTTCCCTCTCCTCACACTCATAAATGCTTCAGATAGGTCTTCCAAGATTGAATCTGATGATATAATCTTTTCTAGAATCATGACCTTTTTAGATCAGAATACATACGGCCTTCGAACTTCTGTCTGGATTGAGTCAAAACGTTACATGAAAAAATTCATAAAATCCATCCAAGGTAGCGGGATTATTCGGATCAATTTACTTCACACTGGATTCTCTGCCTTTGTTGGAACTCACGGTGGCCCAAAGCGATCAGGGGGGCCGTTTGGCGAACTCAATTATTTATGGGAAAAAACAACACATCTTCAAGGAATAGCTTTAAGAGAGTGA
- a CDS encoding ATP-binding protein yields MWLTTSGLALLPVLFTILSARPWITNLTDLQLSGLVALYFLLLVFYIKTIQPRIDHLFQRRKYDMQKILQGMVKELVLLKDLEGLINKIVATIREALYVSNSSIILWEKKRARYSMRGLDLDIDLSSHHTFMDWLRREDRVVEWNEIEADPRFTEIKSSARQYFEALSVKVALPLIHDKNLIGIINLGEKDNLKPFTRSDIEFLSNLRVEASIALSNSLLYDDVQKMSEAIRQWALDLEKKVEERTRELSESKEELERSYKKLQELDQVKTQFFANISHELRTPLTLILAPLESILHRDSVQGERREDLSAMYQNGLRLLKLINNLLDLAKIDAGKMQLSHLKTDFTKFTKGIIASVTPLAEKKGISLSFTGPNPLNEFYFDRDKIEKVLLNLIFNALKFTNPGGKVDVSCEQREDQILVRISDTGIGIAKENIDKLFNRFSQIDASSNRRFEGTGIGLALSKELIELHKGEIWAESELGKGTVISFTLPYLTDPICIPEHGKEGEADWTRSLHKAAEYTTAGIVQEGQSIQTAPSNGAPAGAPKILVVEDNPDMLHFLVTQLQDDYQVVTAQNGVDGVQCAQTDLPNLILSDVMMPIKDGYQLCREVKENALTKHIPIVLISAKADLSMKIEGLEYGADDYLTKPFSCEELRARIKSLLNQRGLETQLIHSEKMAALGLLVAGMAHEINNPISFAKVSLENLHNTLAEQDRLLKEGAAPDSAEMKRLNAKIDRAFSIIKTGLDRTEAIVSDLKAFVRKDEAQFRPTDLHEGLDSTLNLMRTELKDRITIVKEYGEIDPVDAVPGQLNQVFMNLLQNAIHAIPDEGEIRIKTWKEDDRVKISVKDSGTGISPEHQKRIFEPFFTTKEAGKGTGLGLSVSYRILQSHRGDITVISRPGQGTEFVITLPVRQTISTAHQNTLGARGKETS; encoded by the coding sequence ATGTGGTTAACCACGTCCGGTTTAGCCCTTTTACCAGTTTTATTCACCATCTTATCGGCAAGACCATGGATTACCAATCTCACCGATCTTCAGCTTTCTGGTCTAGTCGCCCTTTACTTTCTTCTCTTAGTTTTCTACATCAAAACCATCCAGCCCCGCATCGACCATCTCTTCCAACGCCGGAAGTACGACATGCAAAAGATCTTGCAGGGAATGGTCAAGGAATTAGTTCTTCTTAAAGACCTGGAGGGCCTCATCAATAAAATTGTAGCGACTATTCGCGAAGCACTTTATGTTTCCAACTCATCAATTATTCTTTGGGAGAAAAAAAGGGCACGGTATTCAATGCGTGGTCTGGATTTGGATATCGATCTCTCCTCGCATCACACTTTTATGGATTGGCTAAGAAGAGAAGACCGGGTAGTGGAGTGGAACGAAATCGAGGCCGACCCCCGCTTTACTGAAATCAAAAGTTCCGCACGGCAGTATTTTGAAGCGTTATCCGTCAAGGTTGCGCTTCCGCTCATACATGATAAGAACCTTATCGGCATCATCAACCTCGGAGAGAAAGACAATCTCAAACCGTTCACCCGCTCGGACATTGAATTTCTGTCTAACCTTCGGGTGGAAGCCTCCATCGCCCTTTCCAATTCTCTTTTGTACGATGATGTCCAAAAGATGTCGGAGGCCATTCGGCAATGGGCCCTGGATTTGGAAAAGAAAGTCGAAGAACGGACCCGTGAATTATCCGAGAGCAAAGAAGAATTGGAGCGCTCCTATAAAAAACTCCAGGAGCTCGACCAAGTCAAAACCCAATTCTTCGCCAACATCTCCCATGAGCTTCGCACTCCCCTCACGCTGATCCTGGCCCCGCTGGAATCGATTCTACACCGGGATTCGGTCCAAGGTGAACGAAGAGAAGATTTAAGTGCCATGTACCAGAACGGCCTTCGCCTTCTCAAATTAATCAATAACCTCCTCGATCTGGCGAAGATCGACGCCGGGAAAATGCAGCTTTCTCACTTAAAGACCGACTTTACAAAATTCACCAAAGGGATCATTGCCTCCGTCACCCCCTTGGCGGAGAAGAAGGGGATCTCCCTCTCGTTTACCGGCCCGAATCCGCTCAACGAGTTTTACTTCGATCGAGATAAAATTGAGAAGGTCCTTTTGAACCTGATCTTCAATGCCCTCAAATTCACCAATCCGGGAGGGAAGGTCGATGTCTCCTGTGAACAGAGAGAGGATCAAATTCTTGTCCGGATCTCCGACACCGGAATCGGCATCGCGAAAGAGAATATCGACAAACTTTTTAATCGCTTCTCCCAGATTGACGCCTCGTCCAACCGCCGTTTCGAAGGAACCGGAATCGGGCTCGCCTTGTCGAAAGAATTGATCGAGCTCCATAAAGGAGAGATTTGGGCCGAAAGCGAATTGGGTAAAGGAACCGTGATCAGTTTTACCCTTCCCTATCTGACCGATCCAATCTGTATCCCCGAGCATGGAAAGGAAGGCGAAGCCGATTGGACACGCTCGCTCCACAAGGCGGCGGAATATACGACCGCGGGTATCGTTCAGGAAGGGCAATCGATCCAGACGGCCCCCTCAAACGGCGCGCCGGCAGGGGCCCCCAAGATCCTCGTGGTCGAAGACAATCCCGACATGCTCCACTTTCTGGTGACGCAACTTCAAGACGACTATCAAGTCGTCACCGCCCAGAATGGAGTGGACGGGGTGCAGTGCGCCCAGACCGATCTCCCCAATCTGATCCTCTCCGACGTCATGATGCCGATCAAAGACGGGTATCAGCTCTGCCGGGAGGTCAAAGAAAACGCCTTGACGAAACATATCCCCATCGTCTTGATCTCCGCCAAAGCCGATCTCTCGATGAAGATCGAAGGGTTGGAGTATGGCGCCGACGACTACCTCACGAAACCGTTCAGCTGCGAAGAGCTGCGGGCGCGCATCAAATCGCTCCTCAACCAGCGCGGCCTGGAGACTCAGCTGATTCATTCGGAGAAGATGGCGGCCCTCGGGCTTTTGGTGGCGGGGATGGCGCATGAGATCAACAACCCGATCAGCTTTGCGAAAGTCAGCTTGGAAAATCTTCACAACACCCTCGCAGAGCAGGACCGGCTCCTCAAAGAGGGAGCGGCCCCGGACAGCGCCGAGATGAAGCGGCTCAATGCCAAGATTGACCGGGCCTTTTCGATCATCAAGACGGGACTTGATCGGACCGAGGCGATCGTTTCCGATCTGAAAGCGTTCGTCAGAAAAGACGAGGCCCAATTCAGACCGACCGATCTCCATGAAGGCCTCGACTCCACCCTCAACCTGATGCGGACCGAATTGAAGGATCGAATCACGATTGTCAAAGAGTACGGCGAGATCGATCCGGTCGACGCGGTCCCTGGGCAGCTCAATCAAGTCTTCATGAACCTGCTACAGAACGCCATCCACGCCATTCCGGACGAAGGAGAAATACGGATCAAGACCTGGAAAGAAGACGATCGGGTGAAGATTTCCGTGAAGGACAGCGGCACCGGGATCTCGCCGGAGCATCAAAAGCGGATCTTCGAACCTTTCTTCACCACCAAAGAGGCCGGAAAAGGGACCGGGCTGGGGCTCTCCGTCAGCTACCGAATTCTCCAGAGCCACCGGGGAGACATCACCGTCATCAGCCGGCCGGGACAAGGGACGGAGTTTGTGATAACCTTACCGGTGCGGCAAACGATCAGCACGGCACATCAAAACACATTAGGCGCAAGGGGTAAGGAGACAAGTTAA
- a CDS encoding ATP-binding protein: protein MQQGIHPKDYPVLFVDDEEMALISLEEQYEREFTIYTAKSGKEAIETLQAHPEIALIISDQRMPGMSGVEFLAQAKKAVPEAVRMLLTAYTEMEMVIEAINKGNIYRYITKPYDVADLRCAMIQGIEHYYLVKERDRLYAEKIETLKRVARTNRLTAIGTLAAGMAHEINNPMVAIYTFLQMLPQKLKEPQLDKEYLEKFYSLSIREAERIQTLIRKLLDFSKNGDQDELIFKESQINLILQEVVSLLKHEANKKETTLDLQLASDIPLGKIDSEKIRQVFLNLILNAIHATRSGKITATSSFHQDERGQGYLQVAVADTGAGISEENLEKLFNPFFTTKDAQGTGLGLMICHHIVDQHRGNIDVQSKLGKGTTMTVQIPVDPTRHERRKTERREKSRD from the coding sequence ATGCAGCAAGGAATCCATCCCAAAGATTACCCCGTTCTTTTCGTCGATGATGAAGAGATGGCCTTGATCAGCCTGGAGGAGCAATACGAGCGGGAGTTCACGATCTATACTGCAAAGAGCGGAAAAGAGGCGATCGAGACATTGCAGGCTCATCCGGAGATCGCCCTCATCATCAGCGATCAGCGGATGCCGGGGATGAGCGGCGTTGAATTTCTCGCCCAAGCGAAAAAGGCCGTTCCGGAAGCGGTCCGGATGCTGCTGACCGCCTATACCGAAATGGAAATGGTCATCGAGGCGATCAACAAGGGAAACATCTATCGCTATATCACCAAGCCTTACGACGTCGCCGACCTTCGCTGCGCGATGATCCAGGGGATCGAGCACTACTACCTTGTCAAGGAGCGGGACCGGCTCTATGCCGAGAAGATCGAAACCCTCAAGCGGGTCGCCCGGACCAACCGGCTGACCGCCATCGGCACCTTGGCGGCCGGCATGGCGCATGAGATCAACAACCCGATGGTCGCGATCTATACTTTTCTTCAGATGCTCCCCCAGAAGCTCAAAGAGCCTCAATTGGACAAAGAATATCTGGAGAAATTCTACAGCCTCTCCATCCGGGAAGCGGAGCGGATCCAGACGCTGATCCGTAAATTGCTCGACTTTTCCAAGAACGGAGATCAGGACGAGCTCATCTTCAAAGAGAGCCAAATCAATCTGATCCTGCAGGAGGTGGTCTCTCTCCTGAAGCATGAAGCGAATAAAAAGGAAACCACCCTCGACCTTCAACTGGCTTCGGACATCCCCCTCGGGAAAATCGATTCGGAAAAGATCCGGCAGGTCTTTTTGAATTTGATTCTAAACGCCATCCATGCGACCCGCTCAGGCAAGATCACGGCGACCTCTTCTTTTCATCAAGACGAGCGGGGACAAGGCTACCTTCAAGTCGCGGTGGCCGATACGGGCGCCGGCATCTCGGAAGAGAATTTGGAGAAATTGTTCAACCCCTTCTTCACCACCAAAGACGCGCAAGGGACCGGCCTGGGGCTGATGATCTGCCATCACATTGTCGACCAACACCGCGGAAATATCGACGTCCAATCGAAACTGGGAAAAGGGACGACGATGACCGTTCAAATCCCGGTCGATCCCACCCGGCATGAGCGCCGGAAAACGGAACGGAGAGAGAAAAGCAGGGATTAG
- a CDS encoding YtxH domain-containing protein: MSEGRHYFFGGMMFMLGLTVGIGAGFLLAPRSGRDTRRQIKGLADETGTHLGRIADETKQVFSGVVKHGKELAKETGGHLDNITQEAKQTADKITAHGKQIAKETGGHLENITKEARQTADQIAAHGKELMRDSA; encoded by the coding sequence ATGAGCGAAGGACGACACTATTTCTTTGGGGGAATGATGTTTATGTTGGGCCTCACGGTCGGGATCGGCGCCGGCTTTCTTCTGGCGCCGCGCTCGGGACGCGACACCCGCAGACAAATCAAAGGACTCGCCGATGAGACCGGAACCCATCTCGGCCGGATCGCGGATGAAACCAAACAGGTCTTCTCCGGCGTGGTGAAGCACGGAAAAGAGCTGGCAAAAGAGACCGGCGGCCATTTGGACAATATCACGCAGGAAGCGAAACAGACCGCGGACAAGATCACCGCGCACGGAAAGCAGATCGCGAAAGAGACCGGCGGCCACTTGGAGAATATCACGAAAGAAGCGAGGCAGACCGCGGACCAGATCGCCGCGCACGGAAAAGAACTCATGCGGGATTCGGCCTGA
- a CDS encoding TetR/AcrR family transcriptional regulator, with translation MIDHSVLKSKESSPLLQTRVERRKEKTRRTLMEVALSLFYEKGIYLTKIEDVTARADIGKGTFYLYFDTKELLLQAVLEEGLHRLLVQATEAAETAKPGPGRIGAIIRSQLDFYQDHPEYLLLFHQVCGLLQLQTGSVKELREVYGRYLNELGRLVQPALTGKGSRTGFPREFGMALSAVTSGLLTYHLLFGKNRVSKRRRADVEIQIKRSLSALIKE, from the coding sequence ATGATCGACCATAGTGTTCTTAAGTCAAAAGAATCCTCCCCGCTTCTACAAACGCGGGTGGAGCGAAGAAAAGAGAAAACCCGTCGGACGCTGATGGAAGTGGCGCTCTCCCTTTTCTATGAAAAGGGAATTTATCTGACGAAAATCGAAGATGTTACGGCCCGGGCCGACATTGGGAAGGGAACTTTCTACCTTTACTTTGATACCAAAGAGTTGCTTCTCCAGGCCGTTCTGGAAGAGGGGCTCCACCGCTTGCTTGTCCAAGCGACGGAAGCGGCCGAAACGGCCAAGCCGGGTCCGGGTCGAATCGGCGCGATCATCCGATCTCAACTCGATTTCTATCAGGATCATCCCGAATACCTTCTGCTGTTCCACCAGGTCTGCGGCCTGCTCCAGCTGCAAACCGGTTCGGTCAAAGAGCTAAGAGAGGTCTACGGCCGCTACCTCAACGAATTGGGCCGGCTCGTGCAGCCGGCGCTGACCGGCAAGGGAAGCCGGACCGGTTTTCCACGCGAGTTCGGAATGGCCCTTTCGGCCGTGACGTCGGGCCTGCTGACCTATCACCTGCTCTTCGGGAAAAACAGGGTCTCCAAGCGCCGGAGGGCCGACGTCGAGATCCAAATCAAAAGGAGCCTCTCCGCGCTGATCAAAGAGTAA
- a CDS encoding alpha-1,4-glucan--maltose-1-phosphate maltosyltransferase, with translation MKKTPKTTKTVKTAKENFPEDARKRVVVERVRPEIDAGRYPIKRTVGEKVVVTAHVFTDGHDRITAHLLHKAKKEDTWMETAMEPLGNDVWESAFTPAVQQPYEYTVEAWIDRFGSWRADLVKRVDAGQDVAGELLEGAALVSEAGRRASGADQKALHAAADALSSERPQKERIAIALDEKLADRVSRYPDRSRATRYDRILAVTVDRIRARYGAWYEMFPRSAGPDPNRSATFLEAESRLPEIAAMGFDILYLPPIHPIGKSFRKGPNNALTAGPNDPGSPWAIGSEAGGHKAVDPNLGTLDDFRHFVEAADRHGLEVALDIAFQCSPDHPYVKEHPEWFRHRPDGTIKYAENPPKKYQDIYPLNFESDDWKGLWTELKSVVEFWIEQGVKIFRVDNPHTKPFRFWEWLIGEIQKKHPETIFLAEAFTRPKVMYGLAKGGFTQSYTYFTWRNTKQELTEYLTELTQTEARDFFRPNFFANTPDILHEYLQTGGRPAFQVRLALAATLAASYGIYSGFELCENRAVHGTEEYLDSEKYQIRAWDWDRPGNIKDLVARVNRIRRESPALHANDRLRFYTTDNDQLICYAKTTEDLSNIILVAVNLDPHHLQHGWVQVPIDELGIAPGEPYQLHDLIGGDRYLWHDAWNYIRLDPMVSPAHIFRVRRKIHSERDFDPFT, from the coding sequence ATGAAAAAGACCCCAAAGACGACGAAGACGGTGAAAACAGCCAAAGAGAATTTTCCGGAGGATGCGCGGAAGCGCGTCGTGGTCGAGCGGGTCCGGCCGGAGATCGACGCCGGGCGATACCCGATCAAGCGGACCGTCGGCGAGAAGGTGGTTGTCACCGCACATGTCTTCACCGACGGCCACGATCGGATCACCGCGCACCTTCTGCATAAAGCGAAAAAGGAAGACACCTGGATGGAAACGGCGATGGAGCCGCTCGGCAACGATGTCTGGGAGAGCGCCTTCACACCGGCCGTCCAACAGCCGTATGAGTACACGGTCGAGGCCTGGATCGACCGGTTCGGCTCCTGGCGGGCCGATCTGGTCAAGCGGGTCGATGCCGGGCAGGATGTCGCCGGCGAGCTATTGGAAGGAGCGGCGCTGGTGTCGGAGGCCGGCCGTCGGGCAAGCGGCGCGGATCAAAAAGCGCTGCATGCGGCGGCCGATGCGTTGTCGAGCGAACGGCCACAGAAGGAACGCATTGCGATCGCGCTCGATGAGAAACTCGCCGACCGGGTCTCCCGCTACCCCGACCGGAGCCGGGCGACCCGGTACGATCGCATCCTGGCGGTCACCGTCGACCGGATCCGTGCCCGCTACGGCGCCTGGTATGAGATGTTCCCCCGGTCGGCCGGCCCCGATCCGAACCGGAGCGCCACCTTTTTGGAGGCCGAATCGCGCCTGCCGGAGATCGCGGCGATGGGATTCGACATCCTCTACCTTCCCCCGATCCACCCGATCGGGAAAAGCTTCCGGAAGGGACCGAACAACGCGCTCACCGCCGGACCGAATGATCCGGGAAGTCCCTGGGCGATCGGCTCGGAGGCGGGGGGCCACAAAGCGGTCGATCCGAATCTCGGAACGCTCGACGACTTCAGACACTTTGTCGAAGCGGCCGATCGACACGGGTTGGAGGTCGCCCTCGACATCGCCTTTCAGTGCTCTCCCGATCACCCCTACGTGAAAGAGCATCCCGAGTGGTTCCGCCACCGGCCGGACGGGACGATCAAATACGCCGAGAACCCGCCGAAGAAATATCAGGATATCTACCCGCTCAACTTCGAGTCGGACGATTGGAAAGGGCTCTGGACGGAGCTTAAAAGCGTCGTCGAATTCTGGATTGAGCAGGGGGTGAAGATCTTCCGGGTCGATAACCCCCACACCAAACCGTTCCGCTTCTGGGAGTGGCTGATCGGTGAGATTCAGAAGAAACACCCCGAGACGATCTTCCTCGCCGAGGCCTTCACCCGGCCGAAAGTCATGTACGGGCTGGCGAAAGGGGGCTTCACCCAGTCGTACACCTATTTCACCTGGCGGAACACCAAGCAGGAGTTGACCGAATATTTGACCGAGCTGACGCAAACAGAAGCGCGCGATTTTTTCCGTCCCAACTTCTTCGCGAACACCCCCGACATCTTGCACGAGTACCTCCAGACCGGGGGACGTCCTGCGTTCCAGGTCCGGCTGGCGCTCGCCGCGACCCTGGCCGCGAGCTACGGGATCTACAGCGGGTTCGAGTTATGCGAAAACCGGGCAGTTCACGGAACGGAAGAGTACCTCGATTCGGAGAAATATCAAATCCGCGCCTGGGATTGGGACCGCCCCGGGAATATCAAAGATCTTGTCGCGCGCGTCAACCGGATCCGGCGGGAAAGCCCGGCGCTTCACGCGAACGACCGGCTCCGTTTTTATACGACCGACAACGACCAGTTGATCTGTTATGCCAAGACGACCGAAGATCTCTCCAACATTATTCTCGTCGCGGTGAACCTCGACCCGCACCATCTTCAGCACGGATGGGTCCAGGTGCCGATCGATGAGCTCGGGATCGCGCCGGGCGAGCCGTACCAGCTCCACGATCTGATCGGCGGCGACCGCTATCTCTGGCACGACGCGTGGAATTACATCCGCCTCGACCCGATGGTCTCTCCCGCCCACATCTTCCGGGTGCGGCGGAAGATCCACTCCGAGCGCGATTTCGATCCTTTCACTTAA
- the treS gene encoding maltose alpha-D-glucosyltransferase: MIRTEDDPLWYKDAVFYELHVKAYSDSNADGIGDFPGLLTKLDYLHELGVDCLWLLPMYPSPFRDDGYDIADYYSIHQNYGTMEDFRRFLEAAHARGMRVIIELVVNHTSDQHPWFQEARRSRESPLRDWYVWSDTDDRYKEARIIFLDTEKSNWAWDPVSKAYYWHRFFSHQPDLNFDNPAVREEIWKVMDYWLRMGADGFRVDAVPYLIEREGTSCENLVETHDVLRFLRRRLDENHANKVLLAEANQWPADVRPYFGEGNEFHMAFHFPIMPRIFMAVQLEDRKPIVEIMERTPPIPESCQWAIFLRNHDELTLEMVTDEERDYMYDEYAKDPKGRINLGIRRRLASLMGNVRRRVELLNSLLFSLPGTPVIYYGDEIGMGENIYLGDRNGVRTPMQWGGGWNAGFSTADPEQLYLPIISNPVYGYAAVNVESQRRSEDSLLSWMKEIIRLRRSSRVFGRGSLEFLNPENHRVLAYIRRWEDETVLVVTNLSRSAQAVELDLRPFRGAIPIEMFGRNAFPRIGERPYPLTLAPYHFFWFQLRRL; encoded by the coding sequence GTGATCCGGACGGAAGACGACCCGCTCTGGTATAAAGACGCGGTCTTCTATGAGCTCCACGTCAAGGCCTACTCCGACAGCAACGCCGACGGGATCGGCGACTTTCCGGGGCTGTTGACGAAGCTTGACTACCTGCACGAGCTGGGGGTCGACTGTCTCTGGCTGCTGCCGATGTACCCCTCCCCTTTCCGGGACGACGGCTACGATATCGCCGACTACTACAGCATCCATCAAAACTACGGCACGATGGAAGACTTTCGCCGCTTCTTGGAAGCGGCCCATGCCAGAGGGATGCGGGTGATCATCGAACTGGTCGTCAATCACACCTCCGACCAGCATCCCTGGTTCCAGGAGGCCCGGCGCTCCCGGGAGAGCCCGCTTCGCGACTGGTACGTTTGGAGCGACACCGATGACCGCTACAAAGAGGCGCGGATCATCTTTCTCGACACCGAGAAATCGAACTGGGCCTGGGACCCGGTCTCGAAAGCGTACTACTGGCACCGCTTCTTCAGCCATCAGCCCGATCTGAACTTCGACAACCCCGCCGTCCGGGAGGAGATCTGGAAGGTGATGGACTACTGGCTCCGGATGGGGGCCGACGGCTTCCGGGTCGATGCGGTTCCCTACCTGATCGAGCGCGAAGGGACCTCCTGTGAAAATCTCGTCGAAACCCACGACGTTCTCCGCTTCCTCCGCCGGCGGCTCGATGAAAACCACGCCAACAAGGTCCTCCTGGCGGAGGCGAACCAGTGGCCGGCCGACGTCCGCCCCTACTTCGGCGAAGGGAACGAGTTCCACATGGCGTTTCACTTCCCGATCATGCCGCGGATCTTCATGGCGGTCCAGCTGGAAGACCGGAAACCGATCGTCGAGATCATGGAACGGACCCCCCCGATCCCGGAGAGCTGCCAATGGGCGATTTTCTTGCGCAATCATGATGAACTGACCCTGGAGATGGTCACCGACGAAGAGCGCGACTATATGTACGACGAGTACGCCAAAGATCCGAAAGGGCGGATCAACCTCGGCATCCGAAGACGCCTTGCCTCTCTGATGGGAAACGTCCGCCGGCGGGTCGAGCTTCTCAACTCCCTTCTCTTCTCCCTGCCGGGAACGCCGGTGATCTACTACGGCGACGAGATCGGGATGGGAGAGAATATTTATCTGGGTGACCGCAACGGTGTCCGGACGCCGATGCAGTGGGGGGGCGGCTGGAACGCCGGCTTCTCCACCGCCGACCCGGAGCAGCTCTACCTGCCGATCATCTCGAATCCGGTCTACGGCTACGCCGCGGTCAACGTCGAGTCGCAGCGGCGTTCCGAGGACTCTCTTCTCTCGTGGATGAAGGAGATCATCCGGCTTCGCCGATCGAGCCGGGTTTTCGGCAGAGGGTCGCTCGAGTTCCTCAATCCGGAGAACCACCGGGTGCTCGCCTACATCCGCCGATGGGAGGACGAAACCGTTCTGGTCGTAACCAACCTCTCCCGATCGGCGCAGGCGGTGGAGCTCGATCTTCGCCCTTTCCGCGGCGCAATCCCGATCGAGATGTTCGGACGGAACGCTTTTCCCCGCATCGGGGAGCGCCCTTATCCGTTGACCCTGGCGCCGTATCATTTCTTCTGGTTCCAGCTGCGGCGCTTATAA